The following coding sequences lie in one Myxococcales bacterium genomic window:
- a CDS encoding YegS/Rv2252/BmrU family lipid kinase gives MKTIVIANEAAGGGRCKRHVSRTLDALRDGGLVFDVARTRAPGDATHLARRAYDNGARRFVVLGGDGTTFEVVNGLFPKPHKEDPIELGLVPLGTGNSFLRDFGIVSRQQALAALLSGSRTPCDVARLEHREGVLFFINLLSLGFSATVGALRNARYAHWGTLGYALAVKKGLGALNIKRARLRVDEQQTWEEIEFVMLSFSNSQFTGGRMRMAPHADPTDGMLDMIHAGRLSRYQLLRAFPSIYIGTHVTRPQVQETRVRKAWFSAIDPQAAMIDGEIKTITPQFLEVLPAALQLRVA, from the coding sequence GTGAAAACCATCGTGATCGCGAATGAAGCTGCAGGCGGTGGCCGCTGCAAGCGGCATGTTTCTCGGACGCTTGATGCCCTTCGCGATGGGGGCCTGGTATTCGACGTAGCCAGGACCCGGGCGCCTGGCGATGCGACACATCTCGCCCGCCGCGCCTACGACAATGGCGCGCGTCGCTTTGTAGTTTTGGGTGGCGACGGCACGACCTTTGAGGTAGTCAACGGTCTATTCCCGAAGCCGCACAAAGAGGATCCCATCGAGCTCGGTCTTGTGCCGCTGGGTACAGGAAACTCATTCTTGAGAGATTTTGGTATTGTTTCAAGACAACAGGCACTTGCGGCGTTGTTAAGTGGAAGCCGCACGCCCTGTGATGTAGCGCGCCTTGAGCATCGAGAAGGTGTGCTATTTTTCATCAATCTGCTCAGTCTGGGATTTAGCGCAACGGTAGGAGCTTTACGTAATGCTCGCTACGCGCATTGGGGCACGCTGGGTTATGCGCTTGCGGTGAAAAAAGGACTTGGCGCGCTCAACATAAAACGCGCGCGCTTGCGCGTAGACGAGCAGCAGACGTGGGAAGAGATCGAGTTCGTGATGCTCTCTTTTTCCAACAGCCAGTTCACTGGTGGCCGTATGCGCATGGCGCCTCATGCGGATCCCACAGACGGCATGCTGGATATGATTCATGCGGGACGACTGAGTCGCTACCAGCTTTTGCGGGCGTTTCCAAGTATATACATCGGCACCCACGTTACTCGACCTCAAGTTCAAGAGACAAGGGTGCGAAAGGCGTGGTTTTCAGCCATCGATCCGCAAGCGGCTATGATCGATGGGGAAATCAAAACCATCACACCCCAATTTCTGGAAGTGCTTCCGGCCGCCCTCCAATTGCGGGTGGCATGA
- a CDS encoding AMP-binding protein — translation MSYVRAICLVLERMKERAVLTELHADEPRSITAAELLDNVGKARHALRTRGFRAGHRAVLVASNSADWAAVDLAVAMEAGIFVPLYPRHTPAELAHMIRDSAPTVVICGDEITADLLQGREGIPEPILLGKLFGENGVHEPPRLRQPGAPATIFYTSGTSGTPRGVVLTDRNIEYMLGITTRAFANLLGMNVRDARTFHYLPFCFAGSRMMLLTCLQQGQPLMLSMELNRLQDELKEAAPHYFLNVPALLDRMVRGVESRILARPWAGALYRRARRAYHASGRQTVVDRIALWLAQCLLFARVRLQIGANLRCLICGSAPLSQETQRFFHMLGIPVYQVYGLTETTAIVTMDDPKLGVTVGRVGRPVEGCEVKVTERQELCVKGPNVFAGYWGKDVESQAAVDEDGWFHTGDQVELDAQQNLRIVGRIKDVLVPSSGHNIAPEPIESHLMAKLPLAHHVVVVGHAKPYLTAIVSGELSETEAEHGIAQANQDQPHYKCVRGVFVTRELFTSNNGLLTANQKLRRAAVEERFRQDIERLYA, via the coding sequence ATGAGCTACGTTCGAGCCATATGTCTCGTGCTTGAACGAATGAAAGAGCGTGCTGTGTTGACAGAGCTTCATGCGGATGAGCCGCGATCGATAACCGCGGCTGAGCTCCTTGATAACGTCGGCAAGGCGCGGCATGCCCTGCGTACGCGAGGGTTTCGGGCAGGCCACCGCGCAGTGCTCGTGGCATCTAACAGCGCGGACTGGGCTGCCGTTGACTTAGCGGTAGCTATGGAGGCTGGCATTTTTGTGCCGCTCTATCCGCGGCATACACCCGCAGAGCTTGCTCACATGATTAGAGACAGCGCGCCGACGGTGGTCATTTGCGGGGATGAGATCACGGCTGATCTATTGCAAGGGCGCGAGGGCATCCCGGAACCGATATTGTTGGGCAAGCTGTTTGGCGAAAATGGCGTGCACGAGCCGCCACGCCTACGACAACCTGGCGCGCCTGCCACCATTTTTTATACGTCTGGGACAAGCGGCACCCCCCGCGGGGTCGTGCTCACGGACAGAAACATCGAATATATGCTGGGAATCACCACCAGGGCATTTGCGAACCTGCTCGGAATGAATGTGAGAGATGCCCGGACGTTTCACTATTTACCGTTTTGTTTTGCGGGCTCGCGCATGATGTTGTTGACCTGTTTGCAGCAGGGTCAGCCCCTTATGCTGTCAATGGAACTCAACCGTTTGCAAGATGAACTGAAAGAGGCCGCGCCTCATTATTTCTTGAATGTTCCGGCGCTCTTGGATCGCATGGTTCGAGGGGTGGAGAGCCGCATCTTGGCTCGGCCATGGGCGGGCGCGCTTTATCGCCGAGCCAGACGTGCCTATCATGCCTCCGGCCGACAAACGGTAGTTGACCGTATCGCGCTGTGGCTTGCGCAATGTCTATTGTTTGCGCGAGTACGGCTGCAGATCGGGGCGAACCTGCGCTGTCTCATCTGCGGCTCCGCGCCCCTCAGTCAGGAGACCCAACGGTTTTTCCATATGCTCGGCATTCCTGTTTACCAAGTATACGGCCTCACAGAGACCACTGCCATTGTTACCATGGACGATCCCAAGTTGGGAGTGACGGTGGGGCGGGTCGGAAGGCCCGTCGAAGGATGCGAGGTCAAAGTGACTGAGCGCCAGGAGCTATGTGTCAAAGGTCCCAACGTATTTGCCGGCTACTGGGGCAAAGACGTAGAGAGCCAAGCGGCTGTCGATGAAGACGGATGGTTTCATACGGGCGATCAGGTGGAACTCGATGCCCAACAAAACCTTCGTATTGTGGGACGGATCAAAGATGTCTTAGTGCCTAGCTCTGGTCACAATATCGCGCCAGAGCCCATCGAAAGTCATCTCATGGCTAAGCTCCCCTTAGCCCATCATGTGGTGGTGGTGGGTCATGCCAAACCTTATTTGACCGCGATTGTGAGTGGGGAGCTAAGCGAGACCGAGGCAGAGCACGGCATTGCACAAGCGAATCAAGATCAGCCACACTACAAATGCGTTCGGGGCGTGTTCGTGACCCGCGAGTTGTTTACATCGAACAACGGATTGCTTACCGCCAACCAAAAGCTGCGCCGTGCGGCGGTGGAGGAGAGATTCCGTCAAGACATCGAGAGGTTGTACGCATGA
- a CDS encoding acyl carrier protein gives MSNDSIEARLITLAAARFSRQALDLDPEGDFFEQLGIDSFKAMELLSALEKEFSVEIPDYELQGITTLKGLAQLIRSRQ, from the coding sequence ATGAGCAATGACTCAATTGAAGCACGACTGATCACATTGGCTGCTGCTCGGTTTAGCCGTCAGGCCCTGGACCTTGATCCAGAAGGCGATTTTTTTGAGCAGCTCGGCATCGACAGTTTCAAGGCCATGGAACTTTTGAGCGCCCTTGAGAAGGAGTTCTCGGTTGAAATTCCGGACTATGAGCTTCAGGGAATAACGACGCTTAAGGGACTGGCGCAGCTCATTCGGAGCCGTCAGTGA
- a CDS encoding enoyl-CoA hydratase/isomerase family protein, which yields MSLDYQGPGVSWKLADGVLEVALHHGACNELGTPLVSELKHLMRALEQRPPSLRAMLLHSELESGFCAGADLRELHRSLVIRRARGVPLEELNAELRAFLDDVHGIFDALDRAPFVTVAAVHGPAFGGGLELALVCDIVVADATARFCLPELRLGLIPGFGGLPRLQRDVGNAIIRDLLFTGRSINAERAHTLGLIAQRVSPGEVLRAARALCRQVCRFDPPAVARAKGFLKPRMEAELEREKHLFCELFFSPAVSEALGKFVERTDLRAYLP from the coding sequence ATGAGCCTCGATTACCAAGGCCCCGGTGTAAGTTGGAAGCTGGCCGATGGCGTTCTTGAGGTTGCCCTTCATCACGGCGCCTGTAACGAACTTGGGACACCGCTGGTGAGCGAGTTGAAGCACCTCATGCGAGCACTCGAACAGCGTCCGCCCAGCCTGCGGGCCATGTTGCTTCACAGTGAGCTTGAGTCCGGTTTTTGTGCGGGAGCCGACCTGCGAGAGCTCCACCGTAGCCTGGTCATTCGGCGCGCGCGCGGGGTGCCGCTCGAAGAGCTTAATGCGGAGCTGCGTGCCTTTCTTGATGACGTGCATGGCATTTTTGATGCCCTCGATCGTGCCCCTTTCGTCACGGTTGCTGCTGTCCACGGGCCTGCATTCGGCGGAGGCCTCGAGCTCGCGTTGGTGTGTGATATCGTGGTCGCAGATGCGACCGCACGTTTTTGCTTGCCGGAGCTGCGTTTAGGCCTAATTCCGGGCTTTGGTGGGCTCCCGCGTTTGCAACGGGATGTGGGAAACGCTATAATTCGCGATCTGCTTTTTACCGGTAGGAGCATCAACGCGGAGCGCGCTCATACGCTCGGGCTGATTGCCCAGCGTGTCAGCCCCGGGGAGGTCTTGCGTGCTGCTCGGGCGCTTTGCCGGCAGGTCTGCCGCTTCGATCCTCCTGCCGTCGCGCGCGCCAAAGGTTTTTTGAAACCCCGCATGGAGGCGGAGTTGGAGCGAGAAAAACATCTCTTTTGCGAGCTGTTTTTTTCGCCAGCTGTGAGTGAGGCGCTGGGGAAATTTGTCGAACGAACGGATCTAAGGGCCTATCTTCCATGA
- a CDS encoding 1-acyl-sn-glycerol-3-phosphate acyltransferase, with amino-acid sequence MMLKRVTDHIVSGMLWILGLCWAVPTMTFLACYWRITGRRGLEWLVRLQCRGQVALTGCRWRKVVHPDVDSRTPYVFMQNHINHLDYGVLAWAVPGHRLQGMELEKHFKYPVYGWFMKARGTIPVRVGEKNQLNRLVEDMRQRVFQGDSILMFPEGTRTRDGRVGPFKKGGFYLAWELGVPIVPVAVTGMYEVMRKGSWLIRPGQTVTVHVGKPIVTQGLTRRELTRVASEVRASIAQHVDTYIEKRHIGGAT; translated from the coding sequence ATGATGTTAAAGCGAGTCACTGATCACATCGTTTCGGGCATGCTTTGGATTCTCGGTCTCTGCTGGGCGGTGCCTACGATGACGTTTTTGGCATGTTATTGGCGGATCACGGGTCGGCGGGGACTGGAGTGGCTCGTGAGGCTGCAATGCCGCGGACAGGTCGCGCTTACCGGGTGCAGATGGCGCAAGGTCGTGCATCCCGATGTCGATTCGAGAACCCCTTATGTTTTCATGCAAAACCATATTAACCACTTGGATTATGGAGTATTGGCCTGGGCGGTCCCTGGGCATCGTCTGCAAGGAATGGAACTCGAAAAACATTTCAAATATCCGGTCTATGGCTGGTTTATGAAAGCCCGGGGAACTATTCCGGTGCGCGTGGGTGAGAAAAACCAGCTTAATCGTCTCGTAGAAGACATGCGCCAAAGAGTCTTCCAAGGCGACTCCATTCTCATGTTTCCCGAAGGCACGCGCACCCGCGATGGGCGGGTAGGCCCCTTTAAAAAAGGTGGATTTTATCTGGCGTGGGAACTTGGCGTGCCAATCGTTCCAGTGGCGGTCACAGGCATGTACGAGGTAATGCGCAAGGGGTCTTGGCTGATCCGGCCCGGGCAAACGGTCACAGTGCACGTAGGCAAGCCCATCGTCACCCAGGGTCTGACGCGGCGTGAGCTGACACGGGTGGCATCTGAGGTGCGGGCAAGCATCGCTCAGCACGTCGATACTTACATCGAGAAACGCCACATCGGAGGCGCAACGTGA
- a CDS encoding AMP-binding protein, translating into MNPGNRHHSLGQALTDSLIQHKANTAVIEMDREHERTRLTYQEFRHAALRLAGYMKKRGVAPDSRVAIIMSNQSKWLLAAYASLFRGAVLVPIDYKLTAPEQRALLQHSKSDFLFTEYPLWRTLRPIPFVTHVLVSDGPRNDLEDQALHWDSAAQSDEDATCVERTREDIAAIVYSSGTGGRPKGCMLSHGNYLEQFNALSMLYPLSETDRFFSLLPTNHAIDFMCGFIGPLLSGASIVHQRVLRPEFIMATLKQCGISHMAVVPLILEALERAIREKLDTGPRWGRHAIRQLVRANSALTRRRPRHAISRRLLAPIHTALGGRLRYLFCGGAKVDPKHAEFLYSLGLPVVIGYGLTEACTVLTLNDLKPFRSDSVGSPLPGMSVRIHNPDALGIGEVQVQSPTVMQGYLDDEEQTLEAFKDGWLKTGDQGYMDAARHVHLVGRSKNMIVTAGGKNVYPEDVEGAFAELPCKEFAVMASNFVWPSTKLGDDYLLAVAQPRDDAEAFLNALQRKNRSLPDYKRLRGIVLWDHPFPRTASLKLKRQLLAEQMRDQVSQEAIRSLR; encoded by the coding sequence GTGAACCCAGGCAATAGGCACCATAGTCTCGGCCAGGCGCTCACCGATTCGCTCATCCAGCACAAGGCCAACACTGCTGTTATCGAAATGGATAGAGAACATGAGCGCACAAGGCTCACGTATCAGGAGTTTAGGCATGCAGCCCTCAGGCTCGCGGGTTACATGAAGAAGCGGGGGGTGGCTCCCGATTCGCGCGTCGCCATCATTATGAGCAATCAAAGCAAGTGGCTTCTTGCAGCGTATGCGAGCCTGTTCAGAGGAGCCGTGCTTGTTCCCATCGATTACAAGCTTACAGCACCTGAGCAACGAGCGCTCCTTCAACACAGCAAATCGGATTTTCTGTTTACGGAATATCCACTTTGGAGAACGCTGAGACCAATACCGTTCGTTACTCATGTATTGGTGAGCGATGGTCCTCGAAACGACCTCGAGGACCAAGCACTGCATTGGGATAGCGCAGCTCAGAGTGATGAAGATGCCACGTGCGTGGAACGCACCCGAGAAGATATCGCTGCCATTGTGTATTCCTCGGGCACCGGCGGGCGGCCTAAGGGATGCATGTTGAGCCATGGCAACTATCTCGAGCAGTTTAACGCGCTCAGTATGTTGTATCCGCTCTCTGAAACCGACCGGTTTTTCTCGCTCCTGCCCACCAACCACGCTATCGATTTCATGTGCGGTTTTATCGGTCCCCTTTTGAGTGGGGCAAGCATTGTGCATCAGCGCGTACTCAGGCCGGAGTTCATCATGGCCACGTTGAAGCAGTGTGGTATTTCGCACATGGCTGTCGTCCCATTGATACTGGAAGCGCTGGAGCGGGCGATTCGTGAAAAGCTCGACACGGGCCCCCGCTGGGGCAGACATGCCATTCGGCAACTCGTGCGGGCTAATTCTGCGCTCACCCGCAGGCGGCCACGCCATGCGATCAGTCGCCGACTCCTCGCGCCCATCCATACGGCGCTAGGAGGCCGACTTCGGTACCTCTTTTGTGGTGGAGCGAAAGTCGATCCCAAGCACGCGGAGTTTCTTTATAGTCTAGGCCTTCCCGTGGTGATCGGCTATGGCCTGACCGAAGCTTGCACGGTGCTGACCCTCAACGACCTCAAGCCGTTCCGCTCTGACTCGGTGGGATCGCCATTGCCCGGTATGAGCGTGCGGATCCACAATCCTGATGCCCTCGGAATTGGTGAGGTGCAAGTACAATCGCCGACTGTCATGCAAGGTTACTTGGATGACGAAGAGCAAACACTCGAGGCCTTTAAAGATGGATGGCTGAAGACAGGCGACCAGGGATACATGGATGCTGCGAGACATGTACATTTGGTCGGGCGTTCCAAAAATATGATCGTGACTGCTGGCGGCAAAAACGTGTACCCGGAAGACGTTGAAGGCGCTTTTGCCGAACTGCCATGCAAAGAGTTTGCCGTTATGGCGAGCAACTTCGTCTGGCCATCCACCAAACTTGGCGACGACTACCTGCTTGCCGTGGCGCAGCCACGTGATGATGCGGAGGCGTTTCTGAACGCGCTCCAACGTAAGAATCGTTCGTTGCCGGATTACAAGCGTCTGCGGGGAATCGTTCTTTGGGACCATCCGTTCCCGCGCACTGCGTCGCTCAAGCTCAAACGGCAGTTGCTTGCGGAGCAAATGCGAGATCAGGTGAGTCAGGAAGCGATACGGAGTTTGCGGTGA
- a CDS encoding UvrD-helicase domain-containing protein, with protein sequence MNDLFEFQRHAVLRASAGTGKTEALTGQYLRLIIGAGHRPEPIHPRRVVAVTFTEKAAAEMKERIHRALRQIQQNIPDTQALFSVRQIRAALQTKGRTLNRDQATTLLDTFVSARIMTIHALCLSLLREHAMEAGFDPHFEVLEEERSYVILERCVTDLVLERLRQKDLSIDALLVEWSGFNRPRTAQGLVPVLIGVYRAIRESGSDARSILKRGMLGKKAIQSHIHNALGQLEMGHPTEFSVAWKSLIESHHTIGSASLTGAQKAAQERVRKCLGELATQYPTASVGLDDLYAAAALLEDACGKGALKDLVPAQVIRTAVRELWALPRAHDRAQIVVDLLCDLDTRYATYKHEHGLVDYQDLTLGARRVLREHPEVQKHEAAGMEALLVDEFQDTNAAQRDIIQLLVPDIPDTDSNARLFIVGDRKQSIYGFRGADVTVFEDFVDTLTRSGATTTALQTSFRSAPDLLLALNVLSAAVLRPSSEEPSDLSFADWERLEPAPSPHTSSPSQPHGRAVGEILGEPSATLDPETEAAWIASRVQELVSSGTPIVRDGKTLRGAGFRDMALLLPRFTHIQSYLRALQKAGIPFLVGRSAGLMESSEARDLISTAKVLLNAHDTLDLFVVLRSPLCALSDPALTSLAKALKGRVPGLTELGNIPLPHMDQDEGSRFHACIDHLSRLQRSSEILGLGRSLSLLLTACHYGAVAAAMPSPHQKLRNIDRLLEEITCRELGGESSRDIVQDFLRRQRLGSYDLEPATSLEGADVMTVMTVHQAKGLEFPVVFAADLGRQLPSLISPLMFDPTSSSGLAVSLRDAQFRRVMDSQSQHIRDRLMARQTAESKRLFYVQVTRAKDYLILSGKLRGLMKILMQDAIPELLARGLFKTTSHAGASSHISTTPAALVDLASIQNAFCATQPTPRRYARRYFELTVTALSDFALCPRRYRAIHLLHVPQHPRPESSKLETAASADPRERGTWVHQLLENLDFKLAAQSPKRAAADLVDELPGSLQEDVHARLLAFFSGAYIRDLAANGIVHKEIPFALHLAHGSNGTTIHGQIDMVWETEQALELIDYKVTSPKDSISPVDPYAFQLEVYSLALRRAWVSKMPIRRGIQFLDRKVRMPLYLEKPFDAKATEKQIVDLAEQIQTMEPAGYQHARPIAYCHSIGCGYRWLCHPEHVSINVPRRFHADQTPQ encoded by the coding sequence ATGAATGACTTGTTCGAGTTCCAACGTCACGCTGTTCTGCGCGCAAGCGCCGGCACTGGAAAGACGGAAGCTCTCACCGGGCAGTATCTCCGCTTGATCATCGGCGCGGGACACCGTCCCGAACCCATTCATCCTCGACGGGTCGTGGCTGTCACGTTTACGGAAAAGGCCGCAGCGGAAATGAAGGAGCGCATTCACCGCGCACTGCGCCAGATTCAACAAAATATCCCGGATACGCAAGCACTATTCTCCGTGCGTCAGATTCGGGCAGCTCTTCAAACAAAAGGGCGGACGCTCAATCGGGATCAAGCCACAACCCTCCTCGACACGTTCGTCTCCGCTCGCATCATGACAATTCATGCGCTATGTCTGTCGCTGCTTCGCGAGCATGCCATGGAAGCAGGCTTTGATCCGCACTTTGAGGTGCTGGAGGAAGAGCGATCCTATGTGATACTGGAACGATGCGTCACAGACTTGGTCCTTGAGCGTTTGAGGCAGAAAGATCTATCCATTGACGCGCTTTTGGTGGAGTGGAGCGGATTTAATCGTCCGCGGACCGCGCAAGGGCTTGTCCCGGTTTTGATCGGTGTTTATCGAGCCATAAGGGAGTCCGGAAGCGATGCACGAAGTATTTTGAAGCGCGGCATGTTGGGCAAGAAGGCCATCCAGTCACACATCCATAACGCGCTAGGCCAGCTGGAAATGGGGCACCCAACGGAGTTTAGTGTCGCGTGGAAATCCCTTATCGAGAGTCACCATACGATTGGCAGTGCTTCTTTAACCGGCGCGCAAAAAGCCGCCCAGGAGCGCGTGCGGAAATGCCTCGGAGAGCTGGCCACGCAATACCCCACAGCCTCGGTTGGCCTCGATGATCTTTATGCCGCAGCCGCGCTGCTAGAAGACGCTTGCGGGAAGGGTGCTCTCAAAGATCTAGTCCCCGCCCAAGTTATCAGAACAGCCGTGAGAGAGCTTTGGGCATTGCCGCGCGCACATGACCGCGCGCAGATCGTCGTGGATTTACTCTGCGATCTCGACACACGATACGCAACATACAAACATGAACATGGTCTGGTGGATTACCAAGATCTCACGCTCGGTGCCCGACGGGTGCTTCGCGAGCATCCCGAGGTTCAAAAACACGAGGCTGCTGGCATGGAGGCGCTATTAGTCGATGAGTTTCAGGATACCAACGCAGCGCAGAGGGATATCATCCAGTTGCTTGTGCCAGATATCCCTGACACGGACTCCAACGCGAGGCTTTTCATTGTCGGCGACAGGAAACAATCCATTTATGGGTTTCGCGGTGCCGATGTCACCGTTTTCGAAGACTTTGTCGATACGTTAACGCGCAGTGGCGCCACGACAACTGCACTTCAAACGAGCTTCCGAAGCGCCCCCGATTTGCTTTTAGCACTCAATGTGCTGAGCGCGGCCGTACTTCGGCCTTCCTCCGAGGAACCTTCTGATCTGAGTTTTGCCGATTGGGAGCGTCTTGAACCTGCCCCCAGTCCCCATACCTCAAGCCCATCCCAACCTCACGGCCGGGCTGTCGGAGAGATCCTTGGAGAGCCATCGGCAACTCTCGATCCGGAGACCGAGGCGGCCTGGATTGCAAGTCGTGTACAGGAACTGGTGAGCTCGGGAACGCCTATTGTGCGTGACGGCAAAACGCTCCGCGGCGCTGGGTTTCGGGATATGGCGCTGCTGTTACCTCGCTTTACCCACATCCAGTCCTATCTTCGGGCCCTCCAGAAAGCTGGAATTCCTTTCTTGGTCGGCCGTAGCGCCGGGCTCATGGAGAGTTCCGAGGCCCGCGATCTGATCAGTACGGCGAAGGTGTTGCTGAATGCCCACGATACGTTAGATCTCTTCGTCGTACTTCGCTCTCCGCTCTGCGCCCTGTCAGACCCTGCTTTGACATCGTTGGCCAAGGCGCTGAAGGGTCGCGTGCCCGGCTTAACTGAGCTGGGAAACATCCCTCTGCCGCATATGGACCAAGACGAGGGTAGCCGATTCCACGCGTGCATTGACCACCTGTCTCGCCTCCAGAGAAGCAGCGAAATCTTGGGACTGGGCCGCTCACTCAGCCTTCTGCTTACGGCTTGTCATTATGGAGCCGTGGCAGCTGCGATGCCTTCACCACACCAAAAGCTTCGTAACATCGACCGCCTGCTCGAAGAAATCACATGTCGCGAGCTCGGCGGTGAGAGTTCGCGAGATATCGTGCAGGACTTTTTGCGACGTCAGCGTTTGGGGAGTTACGATCTCGAGCCGGCAACGTCTCTTGAAGGCGCTGATGTCATGACCGTCATGACGGTGCATCAGGCGAAAGGGCTGGAGTTTCCCGTGGTGTTTGCGGCCGATCTGGGACGGCAGCTACCCTCGCTCATCTCTCCTTTAATGTTTGACCCGACATCTTCTTCCGGGCTTGCCGTTTCGTTGCGCGATGCCCAGTTTCGCCGCGTCATGGACTCCCAATCCCAGCACATCCGAGACCGGCTCATGGCCCGTCAAACAGCGGAAAGTAAAAGGCTTTTCTATGTGCAAGTGACGCGAGCCAAAGACTATCTCATCTTGAGCGGCAAACTACGCGGCCTAATGAAAATCCTGATGCAAGACGCCATACCCGAACTCCTTGCAAGAGGGCTCTTCAAGACCACCTCGCACGCCGGAGCATCCTCTCATATATCGACCACACCAGCAGCCCTGGTGGACCTCGCAAGCATTCAGAATGCTTTCTGCGCGACGCAGCCAACACCTCGGCGTTATGCGCGACGCTACTTCGAGTTGACCGTGACGGCACTTTCGGACTTTGCGCTATGTCCCAGGCGCTACCGCGCCATACACCTGCTACATGTTCCGCAGCATCCCCGTCCCGAATCCTCTAAACTGGAAACTGCCGCCTCGGCGGATCCCCGCGAACGAGGGACCTGGGTGCATCAGCTCCTGGAGAACCTCGACTTCAAGTTGGCGGCTCAATCACCCAAACGAGCCGCCGCTGATCTCGTGGATGAGTTACCGGGTTCGCTGCAAGAAGATGTTCATGCACGTCTTTTGGCATTTTTCTCAGGCGCCTACATAAGGGATCTCGCCGCCAATGGCATCGTGCATAAGGAGATCCCTTTTGCATTGCACCTCGCCCATGGCTCAAACGGGACCACCATTCACGGCCAAATAGACATGGTTTGGGAGACCGAGCAAGCCCTGGAACTTATTGATTACAAAGTAACATCCCCCAAGGACTCCATCTCCCCCGTCGATCCGTACGCCTTCCAACTTGAGGTTTACAGCCTTGCACTTCGTCGTGCATGGGTTAGCAAAATGCCTATCAGACGTGGAATTCAGTTTCTCGACCGGAAAGTTCGCATGCCTTTATATCTAGAGAAACCCTTCGATGCCAAAGCGACGGAAAAACAGATTGTGGACCTTGCCGAACAAATACAAACCATGGAACCAGCCGGATACCAGCATGCCCGTCCCATCGCTTATTGTCACAGTATTGGCTGTGGATACCGTTGGTTGTGCCATCCCGAGCATGTTTCGATCAATGTTCCGCGCCGATTCCATGCAGACCAAACTCCACAATAG
- a CDS encoding TetR family transcriptional regulator, with protein MRVEMSKAARATRQRDKRRAHILRAATGVFAEKGFHQTRISDVIAAAGIARGTFYLYFDSKGELFLGLLRELLVRLRSSVIGVDTGPDAAPLKGQLVDAVGRILQAAVDDRALATIVVREAMSLDAEAREILETFYSSVRQFIEESLANGRSLGMIRALDEELAASCILGSVKQLIEELVMSDFEKSLNVKRAAVAIVEFGLHGIGAEH; from the coding sequence GTGAGAGTAGAAATGTCCAAAGCCGCCCGTGCCACTCGTCAGCGCGACAAACGTAGGGCGCATATACTGCGCGCGGCAACGGGCGTGTTTGCGGAAAAGGGTTTCCATCAGACCCGCATTTCAGATGTAATCGCCGCCGCGGGCATCGCACGGGGCACCTTCTATCTCTATTTCGACAGCAAGGGCGAGCTTTTCCTTGGCTTATTGCGAGAGCTGCTGGTACGGCTACGAAGCAGTGTAATTGGGGTAGATACAGGACCCGATGCCGCTCCCCTCAAAGGCCAGTTAGTTGATGCAGTGGGTCGCATTTTGCAGGCGGCAGTTGACGATCGTGCACTCGCGACCATTGTGGTGCGCGAAGCCATGAGCCTCGATGCCGAGGCGCGCGAGATCCTCGAAACATTTTATTCCAGCGTGCGACAGTTCATTGAGGAATCTCTCGCAAATGGTCGCAGCTTGGGGATGATTCGTGCGTTGGATGAGGAACTGGCGGCTTCTTGTATCTTAGGATCCGTGAAGCAACTCATCGAGGAGCTGGTTATGAGCGATTTCGAAAAATCGCTTAACGTCAAAAGAGCGGCGGTAGCTATTGTGGAGTTTGGTCTGCATGGAATCGGCGCGGAACATTGA